From the genome of Amia ocellicauda isolate fAmiCal2 chromosome 14, fAmiCal2.hap1, whole genome shotgun sequence, one region includes:
- the LOC136768413 gene encoding uncharacterized protein LOC136768413 isoform X1, with amino-acid sequence MEELSPAASASEETARPATEEGPLVTVSFQKNSSFTQKFLEGEPKALGITQIMLSVYVISIALMNWFNEMEQLDMMIVRLICSLITIIAGGVAISASNLHMPRIKACMAMEIIGCVCSVFVIYANLVTLSYGPIIYNCWHQQNKTMVQKRVCQQLTELGEHMYSERSLLQVVITVLCITLAVYCGKAVRCCSPASRMPVITLNAPGLAQSQQCEDPARDPPLHSHPQNID; translated from the exons ATGGAGGAGCTCTCCCCCGCTGCCTCTGCCTCTGAGGAGACGGCCCGCCCGGCCACCGAGGAGGGGCCACTGGTGACGGTGTCTTTCCAGAAGAACAGCAGCTTCACCCAAAAGTTCCTGGAGGGGGAGCCCAAAGCGCTGGGG ATAACCCAGATCATGCTCAGCGTGTACGTGATCAGCATCGCACTCATGAACTGGTTCAATGAAATGGAGCAGCTGGATATGATGATCGTCCGTCTGATCTGCTCCCTTATC ACCATTATAGCAGGTGGTGTTGCGATATCGGCAAGTAACCTGCACATGCCCAGA ATTAAGGCCTGCATGGCCATGGAGATCATAGGGTGTGTGTGCTCGGTCTTTGTGATCTACGCCAACTTAGTCACCCTCAGCTACGGCCCCATCATCTACAACTGCTGGCaccaacagaacaaaacaatggTTCAAAAGAGGGTGTGCCAGCAGCTCACA GAGTTAGGAGAACACATGTACTCTGAGCGGTCCCTGCTGCAAGTGGTCATCACAGTCCTGTGCATCACGCTGGCCGTCTACTGTGGCAAGGCCGTGCGCTGCTGCAGCCCCGCCAGCAGAATG CCGGTGATCACTTTGAACGCACCCGGCCTGGCCCAGTCGCAGCAGTGTGAAGACCCGGCAAGAGACCCACCTCTGCACTCCCATCCCCAGAATATAGACTAA
- the LOC136768413 gene encoding uncharacterized protein LOC136768413 isoform X2, whose protein sequence is MEELSPAASASEETARPATEEGPLVTVSFQKNSSFTQKFLEGEPKALGTIIAGGVAISASNLHMPRIKACMAMEIIGCVCSVFVIYANLVTLSYGPIIYNCWHQQNKTMVQKRVCQQLTELGEHMYSERSLLQVVITVLCITLAVYCGKAVRCCSPASRMPVITLNAPGLAQSQQCEDPARDPPLHSHPQNID, encoded by the exons ATGGAGGAGCTCTCCCCCGCTGCCTCTGCCTCTGAGGAGACGGCCCGCCCGGCCACCGAGGAGGGGCCACTGGTGACGGTGTCTTTCCAGAAGAACAGCAGCTTCACCCAAAAGTTCCTGGAGGGGGAGCCCAAAGCGCTGGGG ACCATTATAGCAGGTGGTGTTGCGATATCGGCAAGTAACCTGCACATGCCCAGA ATTAAGGCCTGCATGGCCATGGAGATCATAGGGTGTGTGTGCTCGGTCTTTGTGATCTACGCCAACTTAGTCACCCTCAGCTACGGCCCCATCATCTACAACTGCTGGCaccaacagaacaaaacaatggTTCAAAAGAGGGTGTGCCAGCAGCTCACA GAGTTAGGAGAACACATGTACTCTGAGCGGTCCCTGCTGCAAGTGGTCATCACAGTCCTGTGCATCACGCTGGCCGTCTACTGTGGCAAGGCCGTGCGCTGCTGCAGCCCCGCCAGCAGAATG CCGGTGATCACTTTGAACGCACCCGGCCTGGCCCAGTCGCAGCAGTGTGAAGACCCGGCAAGAGACCCACCTCTGCACTCCCATCCCCAGAATATAGACTAA